The genomic stretch TCCTAATCATCGACGTCGAGCACGAGGCCCGCAACAACTACCTGCAGGGCGACGACGCGGTTGCCGAGTACAAGAACACCTTCCGCTGCCAAAGCAAGGCCGTCCCCTGGCGGCCGGGTCGAGGGTTCAACAGCAAGACAACCTTGATCCAGGTGCCGCAGTCTGCCATCGTCGTCGGCCCCGAAGGCGTCGGCAGCCTGCACGTGGACGAATACGGGCGCATCCAGGTGCAGTTCCACTGGGATCGCGACAACAGCGGCAGCTGCTGGGTGCGCGTGGCGACCAACTGGGCCGGTGGCGAAAACGGACTCATCAGCCACCCCCGCGTTGGTTCGGAAGCGGTGATCCAATTTCTCGACGGGAACCCTGACCACCCCATTGTCACGGGCTGCGTGCATAACCAGGCCTACATGCCACCCTGGAAGCTGCCGGAGCAAAAGGCGCTGACGGGGTTTCGCAGCCGCGAACTGACGGCCGACGGCGGCAACAGCCCGGGCGGGCGCAGCCAGCATCTGCTGCTGGACGACACCGACCAAAAGATCCAGGTCCAGGCTCGCAGCGACCACCAAAGCAGCCAGCTGAGCCTGGGCCACATCACCCGCATCGAGACCACCGCGGGCCGCCAGGAGGCGCGCGGCCAGGGCTTTGAGCTTAGGACCGATGGCCACGGTGCCGTCCGCGCCGGACAAGGCCTGCTCGTCACCACCGAGGAACGGCTGAACTCTCGCGCGCACATCACTGACCTGGGCGAGACGGTGGAGCGGCTGACGCAGGGCCAGGACCTGCACCACAGTCTCTCGGACGTCGCGAAGGAAGCCCAAGCCCACCAGGCGGGCGACCAGGACGAGGTCGTCAAGGCGCTGCAGGCGCAGACCGCTGACATCAAAGGCCAGGGCGGCAACCCACAAGACGGCGAGTTCCCCGAGTTCCATGCGCCGCACCTGACCTTGGCGAGCCCGGCCGGCATCCAGACCACTACGCAGGGGTCGACCCACGTCGTCAGTGCCCAGCACACGGCTCTCACGAGTGGCGGGCACACGAGCATCAGCGCCGGCAAGAGTTTGCTCGCGAGCGTCAAGGACGCCGTGCGGCTGTTCGCCTACAAGGCCGGCATGAAGTTGGTAGCGGCGAGCGCCAACATCGACATCACGGCGCTCAAAGAGAGCATCAACCTGCTGGCCAAACTCAACATCACCCACACGGCCAACCGCATCACCATCAGCGCCAAGGAAGAGGTGTTGATCAACGGCGGCGGCAGCTACAGCCGCTGGAGCGGTTCGGGCATCGTGCACGGCACGAGCGGCCCCTGGCGGGTGCAGGCGTCCAGCTTCTCGCACACCGGCCCGGCCAGCATGGGGACACCGAGCCTGCCGCAAGCCATCCAGCTGCCCAAGGGCAACCTCGAACTCTTCCACGAATACGTGCGCTCCACCGGCGAGCGGGTGCAAGGCGTCAAGCAGGGCGAGTTCAGCGTGATCGACTCCGAAGCCGCCAGCCGCGCCGGCGCACTCGATGGCAAGGGCTTCAATGC from Caldimonas brevitalea encodes the following:
- the vgrG gene encoding type VI secretion system Vgr family protein, with the translated sequence MSRLRALIEGRQHARLLLLTFPNGDAPNAELLVERLHAVESLSLDYCFTVELLSDEANIALEDLQGKLLCVSLVRADGGLRHFTGRVHTFRHIKTDGGIAFYEAVLVPWLSFLKLRKNNRLFHKQTLQQQVQTLLADYGPLPVWEWKVTGEQPEFTMCTMWDETDHNYIHRRLEAAGYVTGYEYSDKGEKWVVYDDTRTADPIEGAAPEIRFHSNSGAEDEDAIAQWSPRRQWASGHSAISGFDFKDPRPVHVGIPTVNQQGDIPPLEVHSYEGHYGFKHRAGAEQLARQRMEEIEARGKVYEAQGNCARVMPGRWFKLTDHFAYSGEGAEFLIIDVEHEARNNYLQGDDAVAEYKNTFRCQSKAVPWRPGRGFNSKTTLIQVPQSAIVVGPEGVGSLHVDEYGRIQVQFHWDRDNSGSCWVRVATNWAGGENGLISHPRVGSEAVIQFLDGNPDHPIVTGCVHNQAYMPPWKLPEQKALTGFRSRELTADGGNSPGGRSQHLLLDDTDQKIQVQARSDHQSSQLSLGHITRIETTAGRQEARGQGFELRTDGHGAVRAGQGLLVTTEERLNSRAHITDLGETVERLTQGQDLHHSLSDVAKEAQAHQAGDQDEVVKALQAQTADIKGQGGNPQDGEFPEFHAPHLTLASPAGIQTTTQGSTHVVSAQHTALTSGGHTSISAGKSLLASVKDAVRLFAYKAGMKLVAASANIDITALKESINLLAKLNITHTANRITISAKEEVLINGGGSYSRWSGSGIVHGTSGPWRVQASSFSHTGPASMGTPSLPQAIQLPKGNLELFHEYVRSTGERVQGVKQGEFSVIDSEAASRAGALDGKGFNAVSSVPMGVVDVVYGKDPSDTWDEGSQFGKFNWPPQPPAASAMPAAVSPFAGSRGAQTASAAQRSAAGATSLTSAATATSGAGGTVSKMAAAASTAQQVAGTVHAVQQGGVKALAQPAMQLAQAEAMPVIAEKATGALPPGFADDMPSALQAQPSSAPPEDFREYAV